In a single window of the Thunnus thynnus chromosome 9, fThuThy2.1, whole genome shotgun sequence genome:
- the slc36a1 gene encoding proton-coupled amino acid transporter 1 isoform X1: MITSSDVDIRGEGSLFSDQNPSEMDALCPSPPGPSRPQRNYERIGGRTGTSYASFCQTLIHLLKGNLGTGLLGLPLAVKNAGLVLGPVSLLCMGVIAVHCMRLLVKCSHHLSVKINRPSLTYGEAAQYGMENVSWLRRHSQWGRRTVNLFLIITQLGFCCVYFVFLSDNVKQVVEAANATTFSCQINYTNQTQVLVPSFDSRLYMLFFLPAFILLVFTPNLKYLAPLSLVANLVMTASLVLIYFYSLTNITYPINLPSVGRAKDYPLFFGTAIFAFEGIGVVLPLENKMQRPQSFTLVLYLGMSIVTFLYISLGTIGYMCFGEHIGGSITLNLPNCWTYQAVKLLYCFGIFITFALQFYVPAEILIPPVVARVSERWETAVDLLLRTVLVIFTCALAILIPELDLVISLVGSVSSSFLALIFPPILQIITFHTEGLSPFVTIKNVVISLIGLVGFLTGTYIAIEEIINRNVHKHEETFSSYMVQ, from the exons ATGATCACTTCTAGCGACGTAGACATCCGAGGTGAAG GTTCTTTGTTCTCTGACCAAAATCCATCAGAAATGGATGCTCTGTGTCCTTCTCCTCCCGGACCGTCCAGACCTCAACGTAACTACGAGAGGATCGGAGGACGGACAGGAACCTCGTACGCATC TTTTTGTCAGACTCTCATCCACCTGTTGAAGGGGAACCTCGGTACGGGGCTGCTCGGCCTGCCTCTGGCGGTAAAGAATGCAGGGCTGGTG CTGGGACCAGTCAGTCTGCTGTGTATGGGCGTCATCGCAGTGCACTGTATGAGGCTGCTGGTCAAATGTTCCCATCACCTCAGTGTTAA GATCAACAGGCCGTCTCTGACCTATGGCGAGGCGGCGCAGTATGGGATGGAAAATGTTTCGTGGCTGAGGAGACACTCACAATGGGGAAG aCGGACGGTGAACTTGTTTCTCATCATCACTCAGCTCGGCTTCTGCTGTGTCTACTTTGTCTTCCTCAGTGACAATGTCAAGCAg GTGGTGGAAGCAGCCAACGCCACCACCTTCAGCTGCCAGATAAACTACACCAACCAGACCCAGGTGTTGGTGCCGAGCTTCGACTCCCGTCTCTACatgctcttcttcctccctgccTTCATCCTGCTGGTTTTCACCCCCAACCTGAAGTACCTGGCTCCCCTCTCTCTGGTTGCGAACCTGGTCATGACCGCCAGCTTGGTCCTCATCTACTTCTACTCACTCACG AACATCACATACCCCATCAACCTACCGAGCGTAGGCAGAGCCAAAGACTACCCTCTCTTCTTCGGGACGGCCATCTTTGCCTTCGAAGGGATCGGAGTG GTTCTTCCTCTGGAGAACAAGATGCAGAGACCTCAGAGTTTCACCTTGGTTCTGTATTTGGGAATGAGCATCGTCACCTTCCTCTACATCAGCCTCGGTACTATTGGATATATGTGCTTCGGTGAGCACATAGGTGGTAGCATCACACTCAACCTGCCCAACTGCTG GACGTACCAGGCTGTGAAGCTGCTGTACTGCTTTGGTATTTTCATCACTTTCGCCCTGCAGTTCTACGTCCCAGCGGAGATCCTCATACCGCCGGTTGTGGCTCGCGTGTCAGAGAGGTGGGAGACGGCCGTCGACCTGCTGCTACGCACGGTTTTGGTCATATTCACAT GTGCTCTCGCCATCCTGATACCGGAGCTGGACCTGGTCATCTCGTTGGTCGGCTCGGTCAGCAGCAGTTTCCTGGCGCTGATCTTCCCTCCCATCCTCCAGATCATAACGTTTCACACCGAGGGCCTGTCGCCGTTCGTGACCATCAAGAACGTCGTCATCAGCCTGATCGGGTTGGTGGGATTCCTCACGGGAACCTACATCGCCATCGAGGAGATCATCAACCGCAACGTACACAAACACGAAGAGACGTTCTCCTCCTACATGGTCCAGTGA
- the slc36a1 gene encoding proton-coupled amino acid transporter 1 isoform X2, with the protein MITSSDVDIRGEGSLFSDQNPSEMDALCPSPPGPSRPQRNYERIGGRTGTSFCQTLIHLLKGNLGTGLLGLPLAVKNAGLVLGPVSLLCMGVIAVHCMRLLVKCSHHLSVKINRPSLTYGEAAQYGMENVSWLRRHSQWGRRTVNLFLIITQLGFCCVYFVFLSDNVKQVVEAANATTFSCQINYTNQTQVLVPSFDSRLYMLFFLPAFILLVFTPNLKYLAPLSLVANLVMTASLVLIYFYSLTNITYPINLPSVGRAKDYPLFFGTAIFAFEGIGVVLPLENKMQRPQSFTLVLYLGMSIVTFLYISLGTIGYMCFGEHIGGSITLNLPNCWTYQAVKLLYCFGIFITFALQFYVPAEILIPPVVARVSERWETAVDLLLRTVLVIFTCALAILIPELDLVISLVGSVSSSFLALIFPPILQIITFHTEGLSPFVTIKNVVISLIGLVGFLTGTYIAIEEIINRNVHKHEETFSSYMVQ; encoded by the exons ATGATCACTTCTAGCGACGTAGACATCCGAGGTGAAG GTTCTTTGTTCTCTGACCAAAATCCATCAGAAATGGATGCTCTGTGTCCTTCTCCTCCCGGACCGTCCAGACCTCAACGTAACTACGAGAGGATCGGAGGACGGACAGGAACCTC TTTTTGTCAGACTCTCATCCACCTGTTGAAGGGGAACCTCGGTACGGGGCTGCTCGGCCTGCCTCTGGCGGTAAAGAATGCAGGGCTGGTG CTGGGACCAGTCAGTCTGCTGTGTATGGGCGTCATCGCAGTGCACTGTATGAGGCTGCTGGTCAAATGTTCCCATCACCTCAGTGTTAA GATCAACAGGCCGTCTCTGACCTATGGCGAGGCGGCGCAGTATGGGATGGAAAATGTTTCGTGGCTGAGGAGACACTCACAATGGGGAAG aCGGACGGTGAACTTGTTTCTCATCATCACTCAGCTCGGCTTCTGCTGTGTCTACTTTGTCTTCCTCAGTGACAATGTCAAGCAg GTGGTGGAAGCAGCCAACGCCACCACCTTCAGCTGCCAGATAAACTACACCAACCAGACCCAGGTGTTGGTGCCGAGCTTCGACTCCCGTCTCTACatgctcttcttcctccctgccTTCATCCTGCTGGTTTTCACCCCCAACCTGAAGTACCTGGCTCCCCTCTCTCTGGTTGCGAACCTGGTCATGACCGCCAGCTTGGTCCTCATCTACTTCTACTCACTCACG AACATCACATACCCCATCAACCTACCGAGCGTAGGCAGAGCCAAAGACTACCCTCTCTTCTTCGGGACGGCCATCTTTGCCTTCGAAGGGATCGGAGTG GTTCTTCCTCTGGAGAACAAGATGCAGAGACCTCAGAGTTTCACCTTGGTTCTGTATTTGGGAATGAGCATCGTCACCTTCCTCTACATCAGCCTCGGTACTATTGGATATATGTGCTTCGGTGAGCACATAGGTGGTAGCATCACACTCAACCTGCCCAACTGCTG GACGTACCAGGCTGTGAAGCTGCTGTACTGCTTTGGTATTTTCATCACTTTCGCCCTGCAGTTCTACGTCCCAGCGGAGATCCTCATACCGCCGGTTGTGGCTCGCGTGTCAGAGAGGTGGGAGACGGCCGTCGACCTGCTGCTACGCACGGTTTTGGTCATATTCACAT GTGCTCTCGCCATCCTGATACCGGAGCTGGACCTGGTCATCTCGTTGGTCGGCTCGGTCAGCAGCAGTTTCCTGGCGCTGATCTTCCCTCCCATCCTCCAGATCATAACGTTTCACACCGAGGGCCTGTCGCCGTTCGTGACCATCAAGAACGTCGTCATCAGCCTGATCGGGTTGGTGGGATTCCTCACGGGAACCTACATCGCCATCGAGGAGATCATCAACCGCAACGTACACAAACACGAAGAGACGTTCTCCTCCTACATGGTCCAGTGA